The genomic segment ATCGCTTGATTGTAAACTGCAATGGCTTCATCTGGCTGGCTTAACTGGTTATAAGTCTTTCCCAACGCCAGGTAGGCACTTGAGTATGCAGGGTCATTATCAATTGCGGCCTGAAAAGCTGCCAATGCTTCTTTATATTTTCTTTGTTTCTTTAATGTCAGGCCTTTGCCGTAGTGAGCTTGAACAAAAGTCGAATCCAATGAAATTGCCTTGTTGTAATGCTTCAGCGCTTCAGGCAATTGACCGAGTTTGAGGGCACTATTTCCGTCATTACTGGCCCTCTTAACCGCATTTATTTTTTTCATGGCGTCTGCATCAGACATCAGTTGCTTATCGATCGCCTTAATCTCCGCTACAATCTTTTCCCTTTTTTGAATCAGGTCTTCGTATTCTTCTGCAGTGGGGCCGCTTTTGAGTTTAACATCTAGCTCAGTAACTTGTTTGAGCTTTGCTTGCTTTTGTTGATTCAAGTCCTGGCTCAAAATTGTTGCGGTGCTGAACAATAAAAACGTTAGCGTCAACACAAAACCGGTAGCGAATCTAACGGATAATCTCATAAATACCTCCAAATTTCTTAAAAGAACCATTAACAATTTAGAAACTCAACATAAATGAAAATCGAAAGAAAGTGCCGAAGGGGGGACTCGAACCCCCATGGGTTGCCCCACACGGCCCTCAACCGTGCGTGTCTACCAAATTCCACCACTTCGGCAATGTGACTAAACTTATTTTGCCGAATCCTGTCCAGCTGTTTCGGGCTGTTGTGATTCAATGGGCAGCAACTGTTGTGAATCTCCTATTGGCACAAACGGTAAATTGGCCGCAGGAACCGAACCTCTTTTTTGTTGTTCCCGGCCAACCAGGCTCTGGCTTTCACCGCCGCCTCGATTGAGAAAAGACAGAAGCAGCGCAATTCCTAAAAATCCAACAGCTAACCAGCCGGTTGTTTTGGTTAAAAAATTCCCGGCACCCCTACCTCCGAAGACGGCTCCAGCAGCGCCGCCGCCGCCAAAAGCGCCCGCAAGACCTCCCCCTTTACTCGACTGAAGAAGAATCACAAGAATCAACCCAAAACAAATTATTACAAATAAAAACATTAATAATGCAGTCATTTTATCCCTTTTCTATTTAGACACTTGCTGATGATTTAATTATTTCTGTGAAACTATCCGCATCGAGGCTTGCGCCACCGACCAGAGCCCCGTCAATATTTTCCTGGCTCATCAGCTCTGCCGCATTAGCCGGTTTCACACTTCCCCCGTATTGAATACGAATTTGATTTCCTAAACTTAGACTAAATAACCCGCCCAAAAGTTCACGAATAAATCTATGAACCTCTTCTGCCTGTTCCGGTGTTGCAGTTTCACCTGTTCCAATCGCCCAAACAGGTTCATAGGCAACTACGATATCGTTTGCAGCAGTTATTCCGACGCCGGAAAGCCCTTTTATAATCTGCTCTTCAACTACTTTCTCAGTAAGACCGTTTCGCCTTTCTTCAAGCGTTTCGCCCAGACAAAAAATTGGTATGAGCCCGCTTCCGAGAGCTTTTTTTACTTTTTGGTTGATCTCGCTGTTTTTTTCACCGAAGACGTGCCGCCGTTCGGAATGCCCGATTATCACATATTGACAACCGGCATCTAACAACATCTTTGCAGAAACTTCGCCGGTAAAAGCGCCTTCGTCTTGCCAGTACATATTCTGTCCGCCTAATTTTATATTAGACTCATTCAATATCCCGTTTACGGGCACCAAATCAGGAAACGGCGGGCAAATAACAACGTCGACATCCTCGACATTAATTAACTTAACTTTTAAAGCCTTAGCAACATGGATCGCCTCCCTGGGCGTTTTATACATTTTCCAGTTGCCGCCGACTATCGGTCTTCGTGTCTTCATGAACTACAAACTCTTGGAAATCAGATTTATCAGATCAAGGACCCGGTTGGAAAATCCCCACTCGTTATCATACCAGGACAAAACTTTGGCCATGTTACCTCCAATAACATTAGTTGAAAGTCCGTCAACAATTGATGAATGCGGATTCCCATTGAAGTCTTTGGAAACCAGAGGTTCCTCAGTATATTGCAGCACCCCTTTCAGCTCATTCTCGGAAGCATTTTTGAGCGCTGAATTTAATTCTTCTTTGGTCGTGTTTTTTTCCAGATAAAAAACAACATCGACCAATGAAACGTTTGGTGTAGGAACTCGAATGGCCATTCCATCTATTTTGCCTTTCAATTCCGGAATGACTTCCGAGACAGCTTTTGCGGCGCCCGTACTTGTAGGGATCATCGAAACGGCTGCGGCCCGGGCTCTTCGTAAATCCTTGTGCGGCAAATCTAAAATACTTTGATCATTTGTATATGAATGAATAGTGGTCATCAGGCCTTTTTCAATGCCAAAATTATCCATGACCACTTTGGCCACCGGAGTAAGACAGTTGGTAGTACAAGAGGCGTTTGAAATGATATGATGTGTATCCGGGTTGTAGTTGCCATGGTTGACGCCCATAACCACAGTTAAATCCGGATTTTTTGCCGGTGCAGTGATGACAACTTTTTTCGCGCCTGCATCTAAATGTTTAGACGCATGCTCACGCGCCGTAAAAAGGCCAGTAGACTCAATTGCGACATCAACACCTAAATCTTTCCACGGCAGCTCGGCCGGATTTCTGATTGCCAATACTTTTATCGGATTACCGTCAACGGTTATTTCATTGTCTCCGGCAATCACTTCGCCTTCATAAACGCCAAAATTAGAATCATACTTAAGTAAATGAGCCAGAGTATTTGCATCGGTTAGATCATTGACAGCGACAAATTCAATTTCACCTGCACCATGCTTTTTTGCAGCCCTGAATATATTGCGGCCGATTCTGCCAAATCCATTGATGCCAACTTTAACAGCCATGTTGAACTCTCCTTTTATTTATATGCCTATTGTTGACATGCCTACAGAAAAACTATTATGGCGAAAATTATTTAGGTTAGGGCAGACCCTATTTAGACCAAGCTACTTTGAGACATGAAAACGAATTGCTAAAATAGTGATTATTAAAAAAAATGTCAAGAAGAATTCCTTCCCAATAAATACAAAAATGTAGCTGAAGAATTACAAAGTGGCCGCCGCAGTTAATGCTAAAATCTTTGCAACTCCGGCACTGTCAAGTGATTCGGCACAAGCCCGCATGGTAGAGCCGGTAGTCAAAACATCGTCAACGAGAACTACTGTTTTTCCTTTTACTGCGGACGGATCGATGACTCTAAACGCATCTTTGACATTTTGCTGCCGCTCAAAAGCATTCAGCCTCGATTGTGGTTTGGTATACCGAATTCTATTCAATATTTTTTGATTGACAGGAATATTTGTTAGCTTAGAAATAGCTTGGGATAGCAGCAGGCTTTGGTTAAAACCCCGTTCTCGCAGCTTAGTTTTGTGGAGCGGCACAGGAATAATCATATCAGTCTCTAAGTAGTCTTTATCATGAGTCATTAAATCTGCCATCTCCCTGCCTACAAATTTTGCAAAAGATTTCTTGCCGAAAAATTTTATTTCATGAATGACCTGCTGCGCTGCGTCATTAAACTCCCAAACCGCTAGAAATTTGGTAATTTGAGACTCGGCAAAATCCAAATTAGCCTGGCTGCGTTTTTGGTTTTGAGTATTGTTAATTCTGGGCAAACTCTGCCAGCAGGTTTTGCAAATTAAGGTTAAACCGGGTTCCAGTCTGGTTTTGCAAATTATACAATAGGGTGGATAAATAAAATTTAAAACAGCGTCAGAGTATGGCTGTGCCCATTTATAAATCGGTACCAAGTTCATTTGAAATAGAGATTCATTTTTAAATTAACTTAGAGAAGTCTATTATAAATTTCAACTTAAATCAAAGTACAAACAACTCGCACAAAACATGTTTCCAATTTTAAATACTTAATTAAGAAAATTTACTTTGGAAAAAAACATAGCCCTCCGATAATGAAAATATAGGTAACAATATTACTTGGTAAACTTTTAATGCTGTCAAAACCTTACACAACTTTGCTACTCGCGGCATTGACTTTCTGTCGGTGTGCGGAGAACAGTCCAATCCCGACGGAGCCGACGTCGGGTGAGTTTACGCTGCTTACTTACAATGTGGCCGGACTCCCTCAAGGCATCTCGCCATCAAATCCGAAAAAAAACATTCCAATAATCAGTCCAAAATTAAACAAGTTTGACATTGCTTTGGTGCAGGAAGATTTTGTTTATCACAATGAGTTAAGTTCTAAAGCCAATCACCTTTACCAATCTCAGACTCAAATAGACTGTTCACCACACTTTATTACCGACGGATTAAACCGATTTTCTAAATTTCCATTCAGTGAATTATACCGGGAAGCCTGGGAAAACTGCTCAAATGATAAGGGCAACGATTGCCTGGCAGCAAAAGGATTCACTTTGGCAAAGACAGAAATCGTTCCGGGTATTTTTACTGATATTTACAATGTGCATCTTGATTCAGGGGGAAGTCCAAACGATACTGAAGCCAGACGGTCGCAGGTTGCTCAACTGCTGCGAACACTCAACGCCCGCTCTTTCGGAAATGCCGTGATAATTGCGGGAGACCTCAATCTAAACACTACAGACAGGCCGAACGACGTCAAAATTTTTGAAACCCTGCTTACAAGCGCCGGCCTAACCGATGTTTGCCGATTCCTGTCCTGCGGCACTGAGTTAGTTGATCGAGTGCTGTTTCGAAATGGTAATTATTTAGCTCTGAAAGCAATCTCGTGGGAATTGGACAAAAATTTTGTGGATGTGGTCGGTCAGCCTTTAAGCGACCACAATGCAGTCAGTGTTCGTTTTAAGTGGGAATTACTGAAGAAACAAATAGTTACTTCCTCTTCGCTCGAAGATAAAAGAATTAAAACCCGTTCCCATCGATAAAATTTTCTAGTTAAAAATCTTCTTATCCGTCGCGTGCGCTAAAGCTTCCTCTTTAGCAATGACTCCCTCCTCAACGTAATTCTTCAAAACCTGGTCTACCGTCTGCATGCCGAAAGCTGCCCCGGTTTGAATAGCCGAGTGAATCTGGTGGGTCTTCTCTTCGCGGATCAGGTTGCGCACCGCCGCGGTGGCAATCATAATTTCATGCACGCCAACCCGCCCCAGGCCATCTCTGGTGGGCAAAAGTCTTTGTGCTA from the candidate division KSB1 bacterium genome contains:
- a CDS encoding tetratricopeptide repeat protein gives rise to the protein MRLSVRFATGFVLTLTFLLFSTATILSQDLNQQKQAKLKQVTELDVKLKSGPTAEEYEDLIQKREKIVAEIKAIDKQLMSDADAMKKINAVKRASNDGNSALKLGQLPEALKHYNKAISLDSTFVQAHYGKGLTLKKQRKYKEALAAFQAAIDNDPAYSSAYLALGKTYNQLSQPDEAIAVYNQAIQYDPKDAKMHYMLGEVYQNKKKNYKKASESFQKATQINPAYDKAFYSLGVSLIELGKLDQAVMALENALAVTKKKRWEGPHYRLAVAYNKKSAYSKAKAAAIEALNNKKNYAPAAYEAGKACKELGQFNEAINYFGIAGKSRVWKKTADYEIDLIKNRDKYGSN
- the gap gene encoding type I glyceraldehyde-3-phosphate dehydrogenase, encoding MAVKVGINGFGRIGRNIFRAAKKHGAGEIEFVAVNDLTDANTLAHLLKYDSNFGVYEGEVIAGDNEITVDGNPIKVLAIRNPAELPWKDLGVDVAIESTGLFTAREHASKHLDAGAKKVVITAPAKNPDLTVVMGVNHGNYNPDTHHIISNASCTTNCLTPVAKVVMDNFGIEKGLMTTIHSYTNDQSILDLPHKDLRRARAAAVSMIPTSTGAAKAVSEVIPELKGKIDGMAIRVPTPNVSLVDVVFYLEKNTTKEELNSALKNASENELKGVLQYTEEPLVSKDFNGNPHSSIVDGLSTNVIGGNMAKVLSWYDNEWGFSNRVLDLINLISKSL
- a CDS encoding triose-phosphate isomerase, which codes for MKTRRPIVGGNWKMYKTPREAIHVAKALKVKLINVEDVDVVICPPFPDLVPVNGILNESNIKLGGQNMYWQDEGAFTGEVSAKMLLDAGCQYVIIGHSERRHVFGEKNSEINQKVKKALGSGLIPIFCLGETLEERRNGLTEKVVEEQIIKGLSGVGITAANDIVVAYEPVWAIGTGETATPEQAEEVHRFIRELLGGLFSLSLGNQIRIQYGGSVKPANAAELMSQENIDGALVGGASLDADSFTEIIKSSASV
- a CDS encoding ComF family protein; amino-acid sequence: MPRINNTQNQKRSQANLDFAESQITKFLAVWEFNDAAQQVIHEIKFFGKKSFAKFVGREMADLMTHDKDYLETDMIIPVPLHKTKLRERGFNQSLLLSQAISKLTNIPVNQKILNRIRYTKPQSRLNAFERQQNVKDAFRVIDPSAVKGKTVVLVDDVLTTGSTMRACAESLDSAGVAKILALTAAATL
- the secG gene encoding preprotein translocase subunit SecG, which encodes MTALLMFLFVIICFGLILVILLQSSKGGGLAGAFGGGGAAGAVFGGRGAGNFLTKTTGWLAVGFLGIALLLSFLNRGGGESQSLVGREQQKRGSVPAANLPFVPIGDSQQLLPIESQQPETAGQDSAK